In one window of Halomarina pelagica DNA:
- a CDS encoding universal stress protein: MTRRVLVAYDGSLLAERGLAFAASEFPDDDVVALYVVDRERDPTAMKGWGDDPHEWEDWLDEERERAAELFEQAEAIAEREGATIRTAVAVGRVHEMIVRYAADHDADMVVVGTHGRSTLKKALLGSVAEEVTRRSPVPVVTVR, translated from the coding sequence ATGACCCGACGGGTGCTCGTCGCCTACGACGGATCGCTGCTCGCGGAACGCGGACTGGCGTTCGCCGCGAGCGAGTTCCCGGACGACGACGTCGTCGCCCTCTACGTGGTCGACCGGGAGCGCGACCCGACCGCCATGAAAGGGTGGGGCGACGACCCCCACGAGTGGGAGGACTGGCTCGACGAGGAGCGCGAACGCGCGGCCGAACTGTTCGAGCAGGCGGAGGCGATCGCCGAGCGCGAGGGGGCGACGATCCGAACGGCCGTCGCCGTCGGCCGCGTCCACGAGATGATCGTGCGGTACGCCGCTGACCACGACGCAGACATGGTCGTCGTCGGCACGCACGGTCGCTCGACCCTGAAGAAGGCCCTCCTCGGGAGCGTGGCGGAGGAGGTCACTCGAAGATCGCCCGTCCCCGTCGTGACCGTCCGGTAG
- the psmB gene encoding archaeal proteasome endopeptidase complex subunit beta gives MYRHDQSSLEYDRRDYEVPIYEPEVGQLPDVSEKDLEKVNQTGTTTIGITTTDGVVIATDMRASLGGRFVSNKNVQKVEQIHPTAALTLVGSVGGAQSFIRSLRAEVNLYESRRGEPMSMQALSTLAGNFARGGPFFAINPILGGVDDEGHHVYSIDPAGGVMEDDYTVTGSGLTVAYGTLEREYRDGMTNDEAKEVAASAVKAAVERDTGSGNGVFLAEVTDEGVEIQGHKDFDEVL, from the coding sequence ATGTACCGCCACGATCAGTCCTCGCTCGAGTACGACCGGCGCGACTACGAGGTTCCCATCTACGAACCGGAAGTCGGCCAGTTGCCGGACGTCTCGGAGAAGGACCTGGAGAAGGTGAACCAGACCGGAACGACCACCATCGGCATCACGACCACGGACGGCGTCGTCATCGCGACGGACATGCGCGCCTCGCTGGGCGGGCGGTTCGTCTCGAACAAGAACGTCCAGAAGGTCGAGCAGATCCACCCGACGGCCGCGCTCACGCTCGTCGGGAGCGTCGGCGGCGCGCAGTCGTTCATCCGCTCGCTCCGGGCCGAGGTGAACCTCTACGAGTCCCGTCGCGGCGAGCCGATGAGCATGCAGGCGCTCTCGACGCTCGCGGGCAACTTCGCCCGCGGCGGTCCGTTCTTCGCCATCAACCCCATCCTCGGCGGCGTCGACGACGAGGGCCACCACGTCTACTCCATCGACCCCGCCGGCGGCGTCATGGAGGACGACTACACCGTCACCGGCTCGGGCCTGACGGTCGCCTACGGGACGCTCGAACGCGAGTACCGCGACGGCATGACCAACGACGAGGCCAAGGAGGTCGCCGCCAGCGCCGTCAAGGCCGCCGTCGAGCGCGACACCGGCTCCGGTAACGGCGTCTTCCTCGCCGAGGTGACCGACGAGGGCGTCGAGATCCAGGGCCACAAGGACTTCGACGAGGTCCTGTAG
- a CDS encoding DUF555 domain-containing protein: protein MTNYLVAMEAAWLVRDVEAIDDAIGVAVSEAGKRLNRKDMDYVEVEVGGTPCPACGEAFDSAFIAADTALVGLLLEMKVFNAEGEQHAQRIAKSEVGGALRDVPLKVIETFELQDDEEQ from the coding sequence ATGACGAACTATCTGGTGGCGATGGAGGCGGCGTGGCTCGTCCGCGACGTCGAGGCCATCGACGACGCGATCGGCGTCGCCGTGAGCGAGGCGGGAAAGCGACTGAACCGGAAGGACATGGACTACGTCGAGGTCGAGGTCGGCGGGACGCCCTGTCCGGCCTGCGGCGAGGCCTTCGACTCGGCGTTCATCGCCGCCGACACAGCCCTCGTCGGCCTCCTGCTGGAGATGAAGGTGTTCAACGCCGAGGGCGAACAGCACGCCCAGCGCATCGCCAAGAGCGAGGTCGGCGGCGCGCTCCGCGACGTCCCGCTCAAGGTGATCGAGACGTTCGAGCTACAGGACGACGAGGAACAGTAG
- a CDS encoding CBS domain-containing protein, with translation MELPTPQDLRERRTELELTQSELADRAGVSQPLIARIEGNDVDPRLSTLRRIVNALDEAEGDILRADDIMHGPVAAIAPDDSVRGAVEVMSDEGYSQLPVVHDGYPVGIISNSDVRRVGDDEGLGDLPVADVMRESITTVTPDATLDEIDNHLDHHDAVIVIEGGRMTGIITEADVAVHLQ, from the coding sequence ATGGAACTCCCCACCCCGCAGGACCTCCGCGAACGCCGGACGGAGTTGGAGTTGACGCAGAGCGAACTGGCCGACCGGGCGGGGGTCTCACAGCCGCTCATCGCCCGGATCGAGGGAAACGACGTCGACCCGCGCCTCTCGACGCTCCGGCGCATCGTGAACGCCCTCGACGAGGCCGAGGGCGACATCCTCCGCGCCGACGACATCATGCACGGCCCGGTCGCCGCCATCGCGCCCGACGACAGCGTCCGCGGGGCGGTCGAGGTGATGAGCGACGAGGGCTACTCCCAGCTTCCGGTCGTCCACGACGGGTACCCCGTCGGCATCATCAGCAACAGCGACGTCCGTCGGGTGGGCGACGACGAGGGGCTCGGCGACCTCCCGGTCGCCGACGTGATGCGCGAGTCCATCACCACGGTCACCCCCGACGCGACGCTCGACGAGATCGACAACCACCTCGACCACCACGACGCCGTCATCGTGATCGAGGGCGGGCGGATGACCGGCATCATCACCGAGGCGGACGTGGCGGTCCACCTGCAGTGA
- a CDS encoding HTH domain-containing protein: MSNATGELTVACYVRPTQLLEPIDAHVETLKRCEREGHVDALLVRAWPDEVSLSGSVTSDETLATFRRFSRWAEREGVSVCPPFERLTLISEITDERREVLRTPLMCLAVYVDDRLGAVFPHTDGERTHGVTEATATLRAGDLPPRVADVVPSEPDAVGTCPGCTREVVSGQGVFACPDCRWTATVAPGGRYRDALELRTAPAMRVDRPLD; the protein is encoded by the coding sequence ATGTCAAACGCTACCGGGGAACTTACTGTCGCGTGTTACGTCCGGCCGACGCAGCTCCTGGAACCGATCGACGCGCACGTCGAGACGCTGAAACGGTGCGAGCGCGAGGGGCACGTCGACGCGCTGTTGGTGCGGGCGTGGCCCGACGAGGTCAGCCTCTCGGGATCGGTGACGTCCGACGAGACGCTCGCGACCTTCCGGCGGTTCAGTCGGTGGGCGGAGCGCGAGGGCGTCAGCGTCTGCCCGCCGTTCGAACGACTGACCCTGATCTCTGAGATAACGGACGAACGCCGCGAGGTGCTGCGGACGCCGCTCATGTGTCTCGCGGTCTACGTCGACGACCGCCTCGGCGCGGTCTTCCCGCACACCGACGGCGAGCGAACCCACGGCGTCACCGAGGCGACCGCGACGCTGCGCGCCGGCGACCTCCCGCCGCGGGTCGCCGACGTGGTCCCGTCGGAACCCGACGCGGTCGGGACGTGTCCCGGCTGTACCCGGGAGGTCGTCTCGGGACAGGGCGTCTTCGCCTGCCCCGACTGCCGCTGGACGGCGACGGTCGCGCCCGGGGGACGCTATCGGGACGCGCTCGAACTCCGAACCGCGCCGGCGATGCGGGTGGACCGGCCGCTCGATTGA
- a CDS encoding MBL fold metallo-hydrolase, giving the protein MTVRHRGLAIDWFGYATVRIETPEGFVAYLDPGRYGVLTGEWEPDTPGVGHPPARDYAPRDGDLVCVTHDHHYDSDAVRRVAGEDATLVVYEAVDAANVSRDVEPVEGLPYHVERVGYGDEVAFDGVEVRAIPAYNEPDGPHTREGGEPYHPEGFGCGFVLEIGGATALWPGDSDVLPDQEAVDATLLLPPIGGSFTMDREGAADLAETIAPELVLPIHYNTFAALEADSGAFAADVAGRGIPVVLDER; this is encoded by the coding sequence ATGACCGTCCGCCACCGAGGACTCGCGATCGACTGGTTCGGCTACGCCACGGTCCGCATCGAGACGCCCGAGGGGTTCGTCGCCTACCTCGACCCCGGTCGCTACGGCGTGCTGACCGGCGAGTGGGAACCGGACACGCCCGGCGTCGGCCACCCGCCGGCGCGGGACTACGCGCCCCGCGACGGCGACCTCGTCTGTGTCACCCACGACCACCACTACGACTCCGACGCCGTCCGGCGCGTCGCGGGCGAGGACGCCACCCTCGTCGTCTACGAGGCCGTGGACGCGGCGAACGTCTCGCGGGACGTCGAACCCGTCGAGGGGCTTCCCTACCACGTCGAGCGCGTCGGCTACGGCGACGAGGTCGCCTTCGACGGCGTCGAGGTGCGCGCGATCCCCGCGTACAACGAACCCGACGGCCCGCACACCCGCGAGGGGGGCGAGCCGTACCACCCCGAGGGATTCGGCTGCGGCTTCGTCCTCGAGATCGGCGGCGCGACCGCCCTCTGGCCCGGCGACTCGGACGTCCTCCCGGATCAGGAGGCCGTCGACGCGACGCTCCTCCTCCCGCCGATCGGCGGGTCGTTCACCATGGACCGCGAGGGCGCGGCCGACCTGGCCGAGACGATCGCCCCGGAACTCGTCCTCCCGATCCATTACAACACGTTCGCGGCGCTCGAAGCGGACTCCGGGGCGTTCGCGGCGGACGTGGCCGGGCGCGGGATCCCGGTCGTCCTCGACGAGCGGTGA
- a CDS encoding DNA topoisomerase IV subunit A, with translation MSTDTPNPKNDEARERLIDLAAAFYDQFAAGEVPEMRIPTRTKSNIEYDEEQGVWVYGDRHSTRSANSVGGAQKLLKAVYVIDFLSNQLEEGRSSTLRELYYLSESWDADAAQFSDQDESNQLVEDLEIVSHVTREDFNMRPEESGATLMGPLFLREQTRRGEREIHCQEDVGEGGYQIPNNPDTIEFLDHDADFVLCVETGGMRDRLVENGFDTDYNVIIVHLKGQPARATRRITKRLRDELDLPVVVFTDGDPWSYRIYGSVAYGSIKSAHLSERLATPQAQFVGIQPSDIVSYDLPTDPLSDSDVNALQSELEDPRFQSEYWTEQIELQLDIGKKAEQQALASRGLDFVTDTYLPERLSEMDVV, from the coding sequence ATGAGCACAGATACACCCAACCCGAAGAACGACGAAGCGCGCGAACGACTGATCGACCTCGCCGCGGCGTTCTACGACCAGTTCGCGGCGGGCGAGGTCCCCGAGATGCGCATCCCGACGCGCACGAAGTCGAACATCGAGTACGACGAGGAGCAGGGCGTGTGGGTCTACGGCGACCGCCACTCCACGCGCTCGGCGAACTCCGTCGGCGGCGCGCAGAAGCTCCTGAAGGCCGTCTACGTCATCGACTTCCTCTCGAACCAGCTCGAGGAGGGACGCTCCTCGACCCTGCGTGAGCTGTACTACCTGAGCGAGTCGTGGGACGCAGACGCCGCGCAGTTCAGCGACCAGGACGAGTCGAACCAGCTCGTCGAGGACCTGGAGATCGTCTCGCACGTCACCCGCGAGGACTTCAACATGCGCCCGGAGGAGTCCGGCGCGACCCTGATGGGACCGCTCTTCCTCCGCGAGCAGACCCGCCGCGGCGAGCGCGAGATCCACTGCCAGGAGGACGTCGGCGAGGGGGGCTACCAGATCCCGAACAACCCCGACACCATCGAGTTCCTCGATCACGACGCCGACTTCGTGCTGTGCGTCGAGACCGGCGGGATGCGCGATCGGCTGGTCGAGAACGGCTTCGACACGGACTACAACGTCATCATCGTCCACCTGAAGGGCCAGCCCGCCCGCGCGACCCGACGCATCACCAAGCGACTGCGCGACGAACTCGACCTGCCCGTGGTGGTGTTCACCGACGGCGACCCGTGGTCCTACCGCATCTACGGCTCGGTGGCCTACGGGTCGATCAAGTCCGCGCACCTCTCGGAGCGCCTCGCCACCCCCCAGGCGCAGTTCGTCGGCATCCAGCCGTCCGACATCGTCAGTTACGACCTCCCGACGGACCCCCTCAGCGACTCGGACGTGAACGCCCTCCAGTCGGAACTCGAGGACCCCCGCTTCCAGTCGGAGTACTGGACCGAGCAGATCGAACTCCAGCTCGACATCGGGAAGAAGGCGGAACAGCAGGCGCTGGCCTCCCGCGGGCTCGACTTCGTCACCGACACCTACCTCCCCGAACGGCTCTCTGAGATGGACGTCGTCTGA
- a CDS encoding DNA topoisomerase VI subunit B: MTSYQSELGGGGNVAEELAKGQRAISIAEFFEKNKHMLGFDSGARALVTAVKEAVDNALDATEEADILPDIYVEIAEAGDYYRLVIEDNGPGITREQIPKVFGKLLYGSRFHVREQNRGQQGIGISAAVLYSQLTSGKPAKITSRTQGDAEAQYFELIIDTDENEPEIAVESTTSWERPHGTRIELEMEANMRARGQLHDYVENTAIVNPHARIEFREPSEHLKFERATDQLPARTEEIRPHPHGVELGTLIKMLGRTDSYSLSGFFQSEFTRVGQKTADSLLESFRDQHFGREMSWRPPEAHEEPDVEAAVAEAVNGKGAEATEAFAGAIADVVTERTRLSHHELVAVVGNAADRAAEETGTTFGDTVRERAVEAAWEAITADREADLHRLVDEVTTSRKDDAAVSALARRIATTFATDEDARDRVTRATLAARVDRAADRAREREDVSFGETARENVVEAIWGVCRTVPDEVPKVSQVADDRDAASDLLEAMRATDILAPPTDCLAPITAGLLEEGLRKEFDADFYAAATRDAEVHSGDPFIVEAGIAYGGDIPADGRTKVLRFANRVPLVYQQGACAITGVVKRINWRNYGLDQPGGSGMPNGPAVLMVHVASTNVPFTSESKDAVASVPAIEDEIELALREAARDLKRYLNKRRSMERRRRKQDVIAEILPRMAEKLSAVTEREPLAIEDSLARIMNNVLVERRVEDGRVRVVVHNFSDTNERLDVTDIVSADPGDLEDATVVEMDGEWFVKWSPTVPSGERAVIEYDVDGEASFDITVEGVEQTKLTINA; encoded by the coding sequence ATGACGTCATACCAGTCGGAACTCGGTGGCGGCGGTAACGTCGCCGAGGAACTGGCGAAGGGCCAGCGAGCCATCTCCATCGCCGAGTTCTTCGAGAAGAACAAGCACATGCTCGGCTTCGACAGCGGGGCGCGTGCGCTCGTCACCGCCGTCAAGGAGGCCGTCGACAACGCCCTCGACGCCACGGAGGAGGCAGACATCCTCCCCGACATCTACGTCGAGATCGCGGAGGCCGGCGACTACTACCGGCTCGTCATCGAGGACAACGGTCCCGGCATCACCCGCGAACAGATCCCCAAGGTGTTCGGGAAACTGCTGTACGGCTCGCGGTTCCACGTACGCGAGCAGAACCGCGGACAACAGGGCATCGGAATCTCGGCCGCGGTGCTCTACTCGCAGCTGACGAGCGGCAAGCCTGCGAAGATCACCTCCCGAACGCAGGGCGACGCGGAGGCGCAGTACTTCGAGCTGATCATCGACACGGACGAGAACGAACCGGAGATCGCAGTCGAATCCACGACCTCCTGGGAGCGCCCCCACGGGACGCGCATCGAACTGGAGATGGAGGCGAACATGCGCGCCCGGGGGCAGCTCCACGACTACGTCGAGAACACGGCGATCGTCAACCCCCACGCCCGCATCGAGTTCCGCGAGCCGAGCGAGCACCTGAAGTTCGAGCGCGCGACCGACCAGCTCCCCGCCCGGACCGAGGAGATCCGCCCCCACCCTCACGGCGTCGAACTCGGGACCCTCATCAAGATGCTCGGGCGGACCGACTCCTACTCGCTGTCGGGGTTCTTCCAGTCGGAGTTCACGCGCGTCGGCCAGAAGACGGCAGACAGCCTGCTCGAGAGCTTCCGCGACCAGCACTTCGGCCGCGAGATGAGCTGGCGGCCGCCGGAGGCCCACGAGGAACCGGACGTCGAGGCCGCCGTCGCCGAGGCCGTCAACGGCAAGGGCGCGGAGGCGACCGAGGCGTTCGCCGGGGCGATCGCCGACGTCGTGACCGAGCGCACGCGTCTCTCCCACCACGAACTCGTCGCCGTCGTGGGGAACGCCGCCGATCGCGCCGCCGAGGAGACGGGGACCACCTTCGGCGACACCGTCCGGGAGCGGGCGGTCGAGGCCGCGTGGGAGGCGATTACCGCCGACCGCGAGGCCGACCTCCACCGCCTCGTCGACGAGGTCACGACCAGCCGGAAGGACGACGCGGCCGTCTCCGCCCTCGCGCGGCGCATCGCGACGACGTTCGCCACCGACGAGGACGCGCGCGACCGCGTCACCCGCGCGACGCTCGCGGCGCGGGTCGACCGCGCCGCCGACCGCGCCAGGGAGCGCGAGGACGTGAGCTTCGGCGAGACGGCCCGCGAGAACGTCGTCGAGGCGATCTGGGGGGTCTGTCGGACCGTCCCCGACGAGGTGCCGAAGGTGAGCCAGGTGGCGGACGATCGCGACGCCGCGAGCGACCTCCTGGAGGCGATGCGCGCCACCGACATCCTCGCGCCGCCGACCGACTGCCTCGCGCCGATCACCGCGGGACTGCTGGAGGAGGGCCTGCGCAAGGAGTTCGACGCCGACTTCTACGCGGCGGCGACCCGCGACGCGGAGGTCCACAGCGGCGACCCGTTCATCGTCGAGGCGGGCATCGCCTACGGCGGCGATATCCCGGCCGACGGGCGGACGAAGGTGTTGCGCTTCGCCAACCGCGTCCCGCTCGTCTACCAGCAGGGTGCCTGCGCCATCACGGGCGTCGTGAAGCGGATCAACTGGCGCAACTACGGCCTCGACCAGCCCGGGGGGAGCGGCATGCCGAACGGCCCGGCCGTCCTGATGGTCCACGTCGCCTCGACGAACGTGCCCTTCACGAGCGAGTCGAAGGACGCCGTGGCGAGCGTCCCGGCCATCGAGGACGAGATCGAACTCGCCCTCCGCGAGGCCGCCCGCGACCTCAAGCGCTACCTGAACAAGCGCCGGTCGATGGAGCGCCGCCGCCGCAAGCAGGACGTCATCGCGGAGATCCTCCCGCGGATGGCCGAGAAGCTCTCGGCCGTCACCGAACGCGAACCGCTCGCGATCGAGGACTCGCTGGCGCGGATCATGAACAACGTCCTCGTCGAGCGTCGGGTCGAGGACGGCCGCGTGCGCGTGGTCGTGCACAACTTCTCCGATACGAACGAGCGACTCGACGTGACCGACATCGTCAGCGCCGACCCGGGCGACCTCGAGGACGCCACCGTCGTCGAGATGGACGGCGAGTGGTTCGTCAAGTGGAGTCCGACCGTCCCGAGCGGCGAGCGGGCAGTCATCGAGTACGACGTGGACGGAGAGGCGTCGTTCGACATCACCGTCGAGGGCGTCGAGCAGACGAAACTCACCATCAACGCGTAA
- the gyrB gene encoding DNA topoisomerase (ATP-hydrolyzing) subunit B, translating to MSHESDYSAGQIQVLEGLEAVRKRPAMYIGSTDTRGLHHLVYEVVDNAIDEALAGYCDTIEVTIHEDDSVTVTDDGRGIPVDTHSEYDLPALEVIMTVLHAGGKFDNKSYQVSGGLHGVGVSVVNALSKWLEVEVRRDGAVWTDRFDHGEPEPDAFQRVRDMAPDEETGTTVRFWPDDAIFETTDFTYTTLESRLRELAFLNPGVEITLRDERSGEEATFKYDGGIREFVAYLNETRSALHDDVVYFATEQEGIQVEVAMQATDGVQSSIHAFANNINTREGGTHLTGFKTALTRVINDYAGKNGLADDVDGNLKGEDIREGLTAVISVKHPDPQFEGQTKTKLGNSEVRGIVESAMHEELRTYLEEHPRTAETIISKAVEAAKARMAAKKAEELTRRKSALSSTSLPGKLADCQTRDPERAELFVVEGDSAGGSAKQARNPEFQAILPLFGKILNAEKHRLDRVLENEKIRNLITAIGTGIGEEFDIEDARYHKIIIMSDADVDGAHIRTLYLTFLYRHMQPLLDAGYVYAAQPPLYRIRYRGETYDVMTEEERERVVREVCGGSPDQVQRFKGLGEMNPKQLWETTMDPENRILKQITIEDAAAADRMFSVLMGDAVEPRREFIKEHSTDAEWVDI from the coding sequence ATGTCTCACGAATCAGACTATAGCGCGGGTCAAATCCAGGTCCTCGAGGGGCTCGAGGCCGTTCGGAAACGGCCCGCCATGTACATCGGCTCGACGGACACTCGCGGGCTCCACCATCTCGTCTACGAGGTCGTCGACAACGCCATCGACGAGGCGCTGGCCGGCTACTGCGACACCATCGAGGTCACCATCCACGAGGACGACTCGGTGACGGTGACCGACGACGGGCGCGGCATCCCAGTCGACACGCACAGCGAGTACGACCTCCCCGCGCTCGAGGTCATCATGACCGTGCTCCACGCGGGCGGGAAGTTCGACAACAAGTCCTACCAGGTCTCCGGCGGCCTCCACGGCGTCGGCGTGAGCGTGGTGAACGCCCTCTCGAAGTGGCTCGAGGTCGAGGTACGCCGCGACGGGGCGGTCTGGACGGACCGCTTCGACCACGGCGAACCCGAGCCGGACGCCTTCCAGCGCGTCCGCGACATGGCCCCCGACGAGGAGACGGGCACGACCGTCCGCTTCTGGCCGGACGACGCCATCTTCGAGACGACCGACTTCACCTACACGACGCTCGAGTCCCGGCTCCGGGAACTCGCCTTTCTCAACCCGGGCGTCGAGATCACGCTCCGCGACGAGCGCTCCGGCGAGGAGGCGACGTTCAAGTACGACGGCGGGATCCGCGAGTTCGTCGCGTACCTCAACGAGACGCGCTCGGCCCTCCACGACGACGTGGTCTACTTCGCCACGGAGCAGGAGGGGATCCAGGTCGAGGTCGCCATGCAGGCGACCGACGGCGTGCAGAGTTCGATCCACGCCTTCGCCAACAACATCAACACGCGCGAGGGCGGCACCCACCTCACCGGGTTCAAGACGGCGCTGACGCGCGTGATCAACGACTACGCCGGGAAGAACGGCCTCGCGGACGACGTGGACGGCAACCTCAAGGGCGAGGACATCCGCGAGGGCCTCACCGCCGTCATCTCCGTCAAGCACCCCGACCCGCAGTTCGAGGGGCAGACGAAGACGAAACTCGGCAACAGCGAGGTCCGCGGCATCGTCGAGAGCGCCATGCACGAGGAGCTACGGACGTACCTGGAGGAGCACCCGCGGACGGCCGAGACCATCATCTCGAAGGCGGTGGAGGCGGCGAAGGCCCGGATGGCGGCGAAGAAGGCGGAGGAACTCACCCGGCGAAAGAGCGCCCTCTCCTCGACCTCGCTGCCCGGCAAGCTGGCCGACTGCCAGACGCGCGACCCCGAGCGGGCGGAACTGTTCGTGGTGGAGGGCGACTCCGCTGGGGGGTCGGCCAAACAGGCACGAAACCCCGAGTTCCAGGCGATCCTCCCGCTGTTCGGCAAGATTCTCAACGCCGAGAAGCACCGCCTCGACCGCGTGCTGGAGAACGAGAAGATCCGGAACCTCATCACCGCGATCGGGACGGGGATCGGCGAGGAGTTCGATATCGAGGACGCCCGGTATCACAAGATCATCATCATGAGCGACGCGGACGTGGACGGCGCGCACATCCGCACGCTGTATCTCACCTTCCTCTACCGGCACATGCAGCCGCTGCTCGACGCGGGCTACGTCTACGCGGCCCAGCCGCCGCTCTACCGCATCCGGTACAGGGGCGAGACGTACGACGTGATGACCGAGGAGGAGCGCGAGCGCGTCGTCAGGGAGGTCTGCGGCGGGAGTCCGGACCAGGTCCAGCGGTTCAAGGGCCTCGGCGAGATGAACCCGAAGCAGCTCTGGGAGACGACGATGGACCCCGAGAACCGCATCTTGAAGCAGATCACCATCGAGGACGCGGCCGCGGCCGACCGCATGTTCTCCGTGCTGATGGGGGACGCGGTCGAACCGCGCCGCGAGTTCATCAAGGAGCACTCCACGGACGCAGAGTGGGTAGACATCTGA